A stretch of the Nitratireductor thuwali genome encodes the following:
- a CDS encoding ABC transporter ATP-binding protein, which yields MMQQSSSRLLEVDGLTVQVATPVGARTVVAGLSFRLDRGKTLCIAGESGSGKSMTALSLMQLLPKPMARLAGGSARLAGRDILALPEAEMRQVRGRHIGMIFQEPMTSLNPILSIGRQLGGAVSAHGAISVQTVRRRAVELLDQVQIPEPERRLRQYPHELSGGMRQRVVIAMALAQNPEILIADEPSTALDVTVQAQILALIRKLQVDRGISVLLITHDMGVVAEMADDVLVMQHGRMVEHSPVGVIFSTPRDDYTKRLLAAVPRLGEMKGTSQPKRILERQRLDRPARQGNGPLVEVNDLTVRFDIKGGILQRPVRRVHAVEGISFAIQPGETLSLVGESGCGKSTTGKALLNLIPWQGEIRVTGRPTKGLRARAMRPILRDVQMIFQDPYASLDPRMRVGDLVAEPLVIHGLAEGSELTDRVAYLFRRVGLSPDQMCRYPHEFSGGQRQRICIARALSLSPKLIVADESVAALDVSIQAQVLDLLQDIQDETAISYLFISHDMAVVEQISHRVAVMYMGRFVEMGSRTQIFENPQHRYTRKLMEAVPVADPSLPRRAFVEKAEDLPSSTHTLDYVPPRQNVRDIGGGHLVWAPASG from the coding sequence ATGATGCAACAGAGCTCTTCCCGCCTTCTGGAAGTGGATGGTCTCACCGTGCAGGTGGCCACGCCTGTCGGCGCACGCACCGTGGTGGCTGGCCTCTCCTTCCGGCTCGATCGCGGAAAGACGCTGTGCATTGCCGGCGAGAGCGGCTCGGGCAAATCCATGACGGCCTTGTCGCTGATGCAGCTCCTGCCGAAGCCGATGGCGCGGCTCGCCGGCGGCTCGGCACGTCTGGCCGGCCGCGATATCCTTGCCTTGCCGGAGGCGGAGATGCGGCAGGTGCGCGGCCGGCACATCGGCATGATCTTTCAGGAACCGATGACCTCGCTCAACCCGATTCTCTCTATCGGCAGGCAACTGGGCGGCGCCGTCTCGGCCCATGGCGCGATCTCGGTCCAGACAGTCCGGCGGCGAGCGGTGGAACTGCTCGACCAAGTGCAGATTCCCGAGCCCGAGCGGCGCCTGCGCCAATATCCGCATGAGCTTTCGGGTGGTATGCGTCAGCGTGTGGTGATCGCCATGGCGCTGGCGCAGAACCCGGAAATCCTGATCGCCGACGAGCCGAGCACCGCCCTCGACGTGACGGTGCAGGCGCAGATCCTGGCGCTGATCCGCAAGCTGCAGGTTGACCGCGGCATCTCTGTCCTGCTGATCACGCACGATATGGGCGTGGTGGCGGAGATGGCCGACGACGTGCTGGTCATGCAGCACGGGCGCATGGTGGAGCACAGCCCCGTGGGCGTGATCTTCTCCACCCCGCGCGATGACTACACCAAGCGGCTTCTGGCCGCCGTTCCCCGGCTCGGTGAGATGAAGGGGACGAGCCAACCGAAGCGCATTTTGGAACGGCAAAGATTGGATCGGCCGGCGCGGCAGGGCAACGGGCCGCTGGTCGAGGTCAATGATCTCACGGTCCGCTTCGACATTAAAGGCGGCATTCTGCAGCGGCCTGTCCGGCGCGTTCACGCGGTCGAGGGCATCTCCTTTGCCATCCAGCCCGGCGAAACGCTGTCGCTCGTGGGTGAATCCGGCTGCGGCAAATCCACTACGGGCAAGGCGCTTTTGAACCTCATCCCCTGGCAGGGGGAGATTCGCGTGACCGGCCGCCCCACAAAAGGCCTTCGCGCCAGAGCCATGCGGCCGATCCTGCGCGACGTGCAGATGATCTTCCAGGATCCCTACGCCTCGCTCGATCCGCGCATGCGCGTCGGCGACCTGGTGGCCGAACCCCTGGTGATCCACGGGCTGGCGGAGGGCAGCGAACTGACCGACCGTGTGGCCTATCTGTTCCGCCGCGTCGGCCTCTCGCCCGACCAGATGTGCCGATATCCGCACGAGTTCTCCGGCGGCCAGCGCCAGCGCATCTGTATCGCCCGTGCACTTTCGCTCTCACCGAAGCTGATCGTCGCCGATGAATCGGTCGCCGCCCTCGACGTGTCAATCCAGGCACAGGTGCTCGATCTTCTGCAGGATATCCAGGACGAGACCGCCATCTCCTACCTCTTTATCTCGCACGATATGGCCGTCGTGGAGCAGATCAGCCACCGGGTGGCGGTGATGTATATGGGCCGCTTCGTGGAGATGGGCAGCCGTACGCAGATCTTCGAGAACCCGCAGCATCGATACACGCGGAAGCTGATGGAGGCGGTACCGGTGGCCGATCCCTCGCTGCCGCGCCGCGCCTTCGTGGAAAAGGCGGAGGATCTACCGAGCTCGACGCACACGCTTGATTATGTGCCGCCCCGGCAGAACGTGCGCGATATCGGCGGCGGCCATCTGGTATGGGCCCCAGCCTCCGGCTGA
- a CDS encoding acetamidase/formamidase family protein — protein sequence MCSNCDYTIHGRHHHFGWDRSFPPAEKVAPGSTLEFNCLDSGNGHFTRESTVADVATLDFSKVNPVTGPIHVDGAQPGDALKVEILSFKPSGFGWTANIPGFGLLADQFKEPALALWTYDAGQLAPALYGKQAKVPLKPFAGTIGAAPAEPGLHSVVPPRRVGGNLDIRDLAAGTTLYLPVEVEGALFSIGDTHAAQGDGEVCGTAIESAMDVAVRLDVVKGANLSMPRFTTPGPVTRHLDAEGYEVTTGIGSDLTEGARAAVSGMIELLCATRGLSPEEAYMLCSVCGDLRISEIVDQPNWVVSFYFPRVVFS from the coding sequence ATGTGCAGTAACTGCGACTATACGATCCACGGACGCCACCATCATTTCGGGTGGGATCGTTCGTTCCCGCCCGCCGAGAAGGTGGCGCCCGGCTCGACGCTGGAGTTCAACTGCCTCGATTCGGGCAACGGCCATTTCACGCGCGAAAGCACGGTGGCCGACGTGGCGACGCTGGACTTCTCCAAGGTTAACCCCGTCACCGGCCCCATCCATGTGGATGGGGCCCAGCCCGGCGACGCGCTGAAGGTGGAGATCCTGTCCTTCAAGCCGTCCGGCTTCGGCTGGACAGCGAACATTCCCGGCTTCGGGCTCCTCGCCGACCAGTTCAAGGAGCCGGCGCTGGCGCTGTGGACCTATGACGCGGGGCAGCTCGCGCCGGCACTTTACGGCAAGCAAGCGAAAGTGCCCTTGAAGCCCTTCGCCGGCACGATCGGCGCGGCGCCCGCCGAGCCGGGGCTGCACTCGGTGGTGCCGCCGCGCCGCGTGGGCGGCAATCTCGACATCCGCGATCTTGCCGCCGGCACCACGCTTTATCTGCCGGTGGAGGTGGAGGGAGCGCTGTTTTCCATCGGCGACACCCATGCCGCCCAGGGCGACGGCGAGGTGTGTGGAACTGCCATCGAAAGCGCCATGGACGTGGCGGTGCGGTTGGACGTGGTGAAGGGAGCCAATCTGTCCATGCCGCGCTTCACCACCCCGGGCCCGGTGACGCGTCATCTGGATGCGGAGGGCTATGAAGTGACGACCGGCATCGGCTCCGACCTGACGGAAGGCGCGAGAGCCGCCGTCTCGGGCATGATAGAGCTTCTGTGCGCCACGCGCGGGCTCTCGCCCGAGGAGGCCTACATGCTGTGCTCGGTGTGTGGGGACCTGCGCATCAGCGAGATCGTGGACCAGCCGAACTGGGTGGTCTCGTTCTACTTCCCGCGCGTGGTCTTCTCGTGA
- a CDS encoding ABC transporter substrate-binding protein: MRRLLLAGVAAAALCASPALSPAFAQDIKQGGSMTVTYKDDVSTLDPAIGYDWQNWSMIKSLFDGLMDYEPGTTELRPELAESYEISEDGTVFTFKLRQGVKFHNGRELTAEDVKYSIERTVNPKTQSPGAGFFGSIKGFEEASAGNAEGLSGVTVVDPYTIRFELSRPDATFLHVLALNFAHVVPKEEVEKHGADFGKHPVGSGAFRLAEWTLGQRLVFERFQDYWNEGLPKLDQIVFEVGQEPVVALLRLQNGEVDVPGDGIPPAKFIEVMNDPKFKDLIIQGGQLHTGYVTMNVKIPPFDRIEVRKAVNMAINKDRILRIINGRAVVANQPLPPTMPGYAEDYQGYPYDPEGAKALLAEAGLGDGFETELFVMNTDPQPRIAQAIQQDLKAIGIEASIKSLAQANVIAAGGEEDQAPMIWSGGMAWIADFPDPSNFYGPILGCDGAVPGGWNWAWYCNEELDAAAAEADSIVDPAMAGEREAMWRDIYLKIMEDAPWAPIFNEERFTIRSERIGGDDKLFVDPVHIPVHYDEVYAEDVQ; this comes from the coding sequence ATGAGAAGACTGCTTCTGGCCGGCGTTGCCGCCGCTGCCCTTTGCGCCTCCCCCGCCTTGTCGCCTGCCTTTGCGCAGGACATCAAGCAGGGCGGCTCCATGACCGTCACCTACAAGGACGACGTCTCCACCCTCGATCCGGCGATCGGCTACGACTGGCAGAACTGGTCGATGATCAAGTCGCTCTTCGACGGGCTGATGGACTACGAGCCCGGCACCACGGAGTTGCGCCCGGAGCTTGCCGAATCCTACGAGATCTCCGAGGATGGCACGGTCTTCACCTTCAAGCTGCGCCAGGGTGTGAAGTTCCACAACGGCCGCGAGCTGACCGCCGAGGATGTGAAATACTCCATCGAGCGCACGGTCAATCCCAAGACGCAGAGCCCCGGCGCCGGCTTCTTCGGCTCCATCAAGGGCTTCGAGGAAGCGTCCGCCGGAAACGCAGAGGGGCTGTCCGGCGTCACCGTGGTCGATCCCTATACCATCCGGTTCGAGCTTTCGCGTCCGGACGCGACCTTCCTGCACGTCCTGGCGCTCAACTTCGCGCATGTTGTGCCGAAGGAAGAAGTGGAGAAGCACGGCGCCGATTTCGGCAAGCACCCGGTCGGCTCCGGTGCCTTCAGGCTCGCCGAGTGGACACTCGGCCAGCGCCTCGTCTTCGAGCGCTTCCAGGACTATTGGAACGAGGGGCTGCCCAAGCTCGACCAGATCGTGTTCGAAGTCGGCCAGGAGCCGGTGGTGGCGCTGCTGCGCCTGCAGAACGGCGAGGTGGACGTGCCCGGCGACGGTATCCCGCCGGCCAAGTTCATCGAGGTGATGAACGATCCAAAGTTCAAGGATCTCATCATCCAGGGCGGACAGTTGCACACCGGCTATGTGACAATGAACGTGAAGATCCCGCCCTTCGACAGGATAGAGGTGCGCAAGGCCGTCAACATGGCCATCAACAAGGATCGCATCCTGCGCATCATCAATGGCCGCGCCGTGGTCGCCAACCAGCCCCTGCCGCCCACCATGCCGGGCTATGCGGAGGACTATCAGGGTTACCCCTACGATCCCGAGGGCGCCAAGGCGCTGCTCGCCGAAGCCGGGCTCGGCGACGGCTTCGAGACCGAGCTCTTCGTCATGAATACCGACCCGCAGCCGCGCATCGCCCAGGCCATCCAGCAGGACCTGAAGGCGATCGGCATCGAGGCCTCCATCAAGTCGCTGGCGCAGGCCAACGTGATCGCCGCCGGCGGCGAGGAGGACCAGGCGCCGATGATCTGGTCGGGCGGCATGGCCTGGATCGCCGACTTCCCCGATCCGTCCAACTTCTACGGCCCGATCCTGGGCTGCGACGGGGCCGTGCCGGGCGGCTGGAACTGGGCCTGGTATTGCAACGAGGAGCTCGACGCGGCGGCAGCCGAGGCCGATTCCATAGTCGATCCGGCCATGGCCGGCGAGCGCGAGGCCATGTGGCGCGACATCTACCTGAAGATCATGGAGGATGCCCCCTGGGCGCCGATCTTCAACGAGGAGCGCTTCACAATCCGCTCCGAGCGCATCGGCGGCGACGACAAGCTGTTCGTCGACCCGGTGCACATCCCCGTCCACTACGACGAGGTCTACGCCGAAGATGTGCAGTAA
- a CDS encoding ABC transporter permease: MVAYVARRLIQTMLILIGISFVTFVLLYLVPADPARQIAGRSATAATVENIRQQLGLNLPFHEQYLRYLGGLLNGDLGRSYLQKTEVSTLIASRLPASLLLMAGAIFCELLFGLTMGVVAALNRGSRIDETLMVASFVGVSAPQFVIGILLLYIFAVQLGWFPIGGYGTFAHLVLPSLTLGFLGAGWYSRMMRSSLIEVLRQDYVRTARAAGIARARVLLGHALPNAILPIIAMIGIDIGLFMSGIVVVESVFGWPGIGQLAWQAIQRVDIPIIMGVTLVSACAIVLGNLIADLITPLIDPRIRLR, translated from the coding sequence ATGGTCGCCTATGTCGCCCGCCGGCTGATCCAGACCATGCTGATCCTCATCGGCATCAGCTTCGTCACCTTTGTGCTTCTCTACCTCGTGCCCGCCGACCCGGCGCGCCAGATCGCCGGCCGCAGCGCCACCGCGGCCACGGTGGAGAACATCCGCCAGCAGCTCGGCCTCAACCTGCCCTTCCACGAGCAGTATCTGCGCTATCTGGGCGGGCTGCTGAACGGCGATCTCGGCCGCTCCTACCTGCAGAAGACGGAGGTCTCGACGCTGATCGCCTCGCGCCTGCCGGCGAGCCTGCTTCTCATGGCGGGCGCGATCTTCTGCGAGCTGCTCTTCGGGCTCACTATGGGCGTGGTCGCCGCGCTGAACCGCGGCTCGCGCATCGACGAGACGCTGATGGTCGCCTCCTTCGTCGGCGTCTCGGCGCCGCAGTTCGTGATCGGTATCCTGCTCCTCTACATCTTCGCCGTGCAGCTCGGCTGGTTCCCGATCGGCGGCTACGGCACTTTCGCGCATCTCGTGCTGCCGTCGCTTACGCTGGGATTCCTGGGCGCGGGCTGGTACTCGCGCATGATGCGCTCCTCGCTGATCGAGGTTCTGCGCCAGGACTATGTGCGCACCGCACGCGCCGCCGGCATCGCGCGCGCCAGGGTGCTGCTCGGCCATGCACTCCCCAACGCCATCCTGCCGATCATCGCCATGATCGGCATCGACATCGGACTGTTCATGTCGGGCATCGTCGTGGTGGAGAGCGTCTTCGGCTGGCCAGGCATCGGCCAGCTCGCCTGGCAGGCGATCCAGCGCGTCGACATTCCCATCATCATGGGTGTCACGCTGGTCTCGGCCTGCGCCATCGTGCTCGGCAACCTCATCGCCGATCTCATCACACCTTTGATCGACCCGCGCATCAGGCTGCGATGA
- a CDS encoding ABC transporter permease has product MSQTVVETGASVNAPSVMARLLRRPLALTGLVIIAAVVLAAAFAPWLAPYSPYEQFFEGLTIEGAPLPPSTQFWFGTDLVGRDLFSRLIYGARTSLVIGVVANGIAVAIGSLVGITAGYFRGWVDTVLMRFTDLMMAFPALLLAIVLAAIFRPSLWIVALVIAMVNWVQIARVTYTETRSVAERDFVVAERAMGAAAGRILFRHILPHLLSTIIVWATLGIATTVLLEATLSFLGIGVQPPIPSWGNIIFENQTYFTSAPWLVFIPGAAILALALAFNLVGDALRDILDPTQQGRH; this is encoded by the coding sequence ATGTCACAAACGGTCGTTGAGACGGGCGCATCAGTGAACGCACCATCTGTCATGGCGCGCCTGTTGCGCCGTCCGCTGGCGCTGACGGGGTTGGTCATCATTGCCGCCGTGGTGCTGGCGGCCGCCTTCGCACCCTGGCTTGCGCCCTACAGCCCCTATGAGCAGTTCTTCGAGGGGTTGACCATCGAAGGCGCCCCGCTGCCGCCCAGCACCCAGTTCTGGTTCGGCACCGATCTCGTCGGCCGCGATCTCTTCAGCCGCCTCATCTACGGCGCGCGGACGTCGCTGGTGATCGGTGTGGTCGCCAACGGCATAGCCGTCGCGATCGGCTCGCTCGTGGGCATCACGGCAGGCTATTTCCGCGGCTGGGTGGACACGGTGCTTATGCGCTTCACCGATCTGATGATGGCCTTCCCCGCCCTGCTGCTCGCCATCGTGCTTGCCGCCATCTTCCGCCCCAGCCTGTGGATTGTGGCGCTGGTAATTGCCATGGTGAATTGGGTGCAGATCGCCCGCGTGACCTACACCGAGACGCGTTCCGTCGCCGAACGCGATTTCGTGGTCGCCGAACGTGCCATGGGCGCCGCTGCCGGGCGCATCCTTTTCCGCCACATCCTGCCGCACCTGCTTTCCACCATCATCGTCTGGGCCACGCTCGGCATCGCCACCACCGTGCTTCTGGAGGCGACACTCTCCTTCCTCGGCATCGGCGTGCAGCCGCCCATCCCCTCCTGGGGCAACATCATCTTCGAGAACCAGACCTATTTCACCTCCGCACCCTGGCTTGTCTTCATCCCGGGGGCAGCCATCCTGGCGCTGGCACTTGCCTTCAACCTGGTGGGCGACGCGCTGCGCGACATCCTAGATCCCACGCAGCAGGGGCGCCACTGA
- a CDS encoding ANTAR domain-containing response regulator, protein MGPATHYTPNFVGWRALILHRPHQNVDALLAQCARIGISGQQAWPALDDPDAMRAFSVLLIDADMGHDGQFPWPPGLAPMPVIALIGSEAPGRIAWTIGQGADAQLLKPIGSAGLYSALVVASQGFARRRTQAEEIALLKQRLSKRQVVAEATAILMLKHNCDAGTAFDTLRMTAMAERRTIEDAAAGIVEGFDTDGRRNVTNGR, encoded by the coding sequence ATGGGTCCGGCGACGCACTACACCCCCAATTTCGTCGGCTGGCGCGCCCTCATTCTGCACCGGCCCCACCAGAATGTGGATGCGCTGCTCGCGCAATGCGCGCGCATCGGCATCAGTGGCCAGCAGGCATGGCCGGCGCTCGACGACCCGGATGCGATGCGTGCCTTTAGCGTGCTGCTCATTGACGCCGACATGGGCCATGACGGCCAGTTTCCCTGGCCGCCGGGGCTCGCGCCAATGCCGGTCATCGCACTGATCGGCTCGGAAGCACCCGGGCGCATCGCCTGGACCATCGGCCAGGGGGCCGATGCCCAGCTTCTGAAGCCCATTGGCAGCGCCGGTCTCTACAGCGCGCTTGTGGTGGCAAGCCAGGGCTTCGCGCGTCGCCGCACACAGGCGGAGGAGATCGCGCTGCTGAAGCAACGCCTGTCGAAACGGCAGGTGGTGGCGGAGGCTACGGCCATCTTGATGCTCAAGCACAACTGCGATGCCGGAACCGCTTTCGACACGCTGCGCATGACGGCCATGGCCGAGCGCCGCACGATAGAGGACGCCGCGGCGGGTATCGTAGAAGGTTTCGACACGGACGGGCGGAGGAATGTCACAAACGGTCGTTGA
- a CDS encoding transporter substrate-binding domain-containing protein, with product MATYPVGILFSRSGGYSRPAEQGYFGAAAAIADVNADTSYPFELAAYHVDPEGNADRYAALCRDLIRSTGAQHVVGCTTSWSRKEVIPVVEKLDALLWYPCVYEGFEVSDNLVYVAACANQHLVPLLDYIVPRFGARAFLIGSNYIWGWETNRIARDILHRSGGSVLGERYVPIGDEDICHLIEEIREKRPDFVLNNLIGPSSYAFLAAYRALGEEDEAFRPESCPVVSCNLCENETILLGEVAAGHYTVSSYFRSLASKENSLFAERMKAGNPGRVADAFFVQAYAAVIMIAEAIGRAGTDEAQAVLEDVRTHEIVTPLGPVKVDRATNHVSLGAHIGRARPDGDFDVVRQCESTIAPDPFLTATPLQRIYDRAAGARKLRVV from the coding sequence GTGGCTACGTATCCGGTCGGAATTCTGTTCTCACGGAGCGGCGGCTACAGTCGGCCGGCCGAACAAGGCTATTTCGGTGCGGCGGCGGCAATTGCCGACGTCAATGCCGACACGTCCTACCCTTTCGAACTGGCGGCGTATCACGTCGATCCCGAAGGAAATGCCGACCGCTATGCCGCGCTCTGCCGCGACCTGATCCGCAGCACCGGCGCGCAGCATGTGGTCGGCTGCACCACCTCATGGAGCCGGAAGGAGGTGATCCCGGTTGTCGAGAAGCTCGACGCGCTTTTGTGGTATCCGTGCGTCTATGAAGGCTTCGAGGTCTCCGACAATCTGGTCTACGTGGCGGCCTGTGCGAACCAGCATCTGGTGCCTCTGCTCGACTACATCGTGCCGCGCTTCGGTGCCCGCGCATTTCTGATTGGCTCCAACTATATCTGGGGCTGGGAGACCAACAGGATCGCCCGCGATATCCTGCACCGGTCGGGCGGCAGTGTTCTGGGCGAACGCTATGTGCCGATCGGCGATGAGGATATTTGTCACCTGATCGAGGAGATCCGTGAGAAGCGACCCGACTTCGTTCTCAACAATCTGATTGGACCTTCGTCTTACGCCTTTCTTGCCGCCTACCGCGCACTGGGGGAGGAGGACGAGGCCTTCCGGCCGGAAAGCTGCCCAGTCGTGAGCTGCAATCTGTGCGAGAACGAGACCATCCTTTTGGGCGAGGTAGCCGCCGGCCACTACACCGTCTCCAGCTATTTCCGCTCGCTCGCCAGCAAAGAAAACAGCCTGTTCGCCGAGCGCATGAAGGCAGGGAATCCCGGGCGTGTTGCCGACGCATTCTTCGTGCAGGCGTATGCGGCCGTGATCATGATTGCTGAGGCGATCGGGCGTGCCGGGACAGATGAAGCGCAAGCGGTGCTGGAGGATGTGCGCACGCACGAGATCGTCACCCCGCTCGGCCCGGTAAAAGTCGACCGGGCGACGAACCATGTCAGCCTCGGCGCACATATCGGCCGGGCGCGACCTGACGGCGATTTCGACGTCGTCCGCCAATGTGAAAGCACCATCGCACCCGACCCGTTCCTGACGGCGACGCCACTCCAGCGGATTTACGACCGTGCTGCCGGCGCGCGGAAGCTGAGGGTGGTGTGA
- a CDS encoding N-acyl-D-amino-acid deacylase family protein, which yields MTDTLIRAARIIDGTGAPWYRGDILLSGGRITRIGRDLPVSGARVVDADERYAAPGFIDAHCHDDLICLRERGRPEKAFQGVTSVVVGNCSFSLYPATPTSREDLRQHFSGLLGETKDSEIFADLNGYRHALCEADGAGIAVNLVSLVGHAALRLAIIGHDDRPATPEEREAMCSLLETQLLQGAAGLSLGLVYPPSAFADEAELVALGRTVGRNGRVLAAHIRSYEAGLLDATEEFGRVLGASGAAGLLSHLQSAGHPNWGRIPDAISLLESMRRDGIDVSFDMYPYPAGSTWILQLLPAASMEGGLSGLRRRLADPAQRMVLRRWVNQGGPEFPGQSKVSLIGWENVRLSAVRLESLKHLEGLDMKAAAARLEIEPFDLMLRLIEEDDGQTGIILFQLSEEDLHAACCNRLFMAGSDGLPRPGSKPHPRAFGTFPRLAGPLVRDKTWFSLEEAVRRMTSMAAQRFSLADRGLLRPGMAGDVVLFEHSITDRATFDEPSQLPSGVSHLFVNGGMVIEDHNETATRLGRVL from the coding sequence ATGACCGATACCCTCATTCGCGCAGCACGCATCATCGACGGCACCGGCGCGCCCTGGTATCGCGGCGACATTCTGTTGTCTGGCGGTCGCATCACCCGCATCGGGCGTGACCTGCCGGTGTCCGGTGCGCGCGTGGTGGATGCCGACGAACGCTATGCCGCACCCGGCTTTATCGATGCCCACTGCCATGACGATCTGATCTGCCTGCGTGAGCGCGGGCGTCCCGAAAAGGCCTTTCAGGGCGTCACCAGCGTCGTCGTGGGCAATTGCTCCTTCTCGCTCTACCCCGCCACGCCAACATCCCGCGAGGATCTGCGCCAGCACTTTTCCGGTCTTTTGGGCGAAACGAAAGACAGCGAAATCTTTGCTGATCTCAATGGCTATCGCCACGCGCTTTGTGAGGCCGATGGCGCTGGCATCGCGGTGAATCTCGTCTCCCTTGTGGGACATGCGGCACTGCGGCTCGCCATAATCGGACATGACGACCGCCCTGCAACGCCGGAGGAAAGAGAGGCCATGTGCAGCCTTCTGGAAACCCAGCTTCTGCAGGGTGCTGCTGGTCTGTCACTTGGGCTCGTCTACCCGCCGAGCGCCTTTGCCGATGAGGCCGAACTGGTCGCGCTCGGGCGGACGGTGGGACGTAATGGCCGGGTGCTCGCCGCTCATATCCGTTCCTATGAGGCAGGGCTGCTCGATGCCACGGAGGAATTCGGGCGCGTGCTGGGGGCATCGGGTGCGGCAGGCCTCCTGTCACATCTGCAATCCGCCGGCCATCCCAATTGGGGCCGCATCCCCGATGCCATCTCGCTTCTGGAATCCATGCGCCGGGATGGTATTGATGTGAGCTTCGACATGTACCCCTACCCCGCCGGCAGCACATGGATTCTCCAGCTTCTGCCCGCAGCCTCCATGGAGGGAGGGCTGTCCGGGCTGCGCCGCCGTCTTGCCGATCCCGCGCAACGGATGGTCCTGCGCCGCTGGGTGAATCAGGGCGGACCGGAATTTCCGGGCCAGAGCAAGGTATCGCTCATCGGTTGGGAGAATGTTCGCCTGTCTGCTGTGCGGCTCGAGTCCCTGAAGCATCTGGAAGGGCTCGATATGAAAGCAGCCGCGGCAAGACTTGAAATCGAGCCCTTCGATCTCATGCTGCGCTTGATCGAGGAGGATGACGGCCAGACTGGTATCATCCTGTTCCAACTTTCCGAAGAAGACCTCCATGCGGCCTGCTGCAACAGGCTTTTTATGGCCGGTTCTGACGGACTTCCACGCCCGGGCTCAAAGCCGCATCCGCGGGCCTTCGGAACCTTCCCGCGCCTCGCCGGACCGCTTGTTCGCGACAAAACCTGGTTCTCGCTGGAAGAGGCCGTGCGTCGCATGACATCCATGGCCGCGCAGCGCTTTTCGCTTGCAGACCGGGGGCTTCTGCGCCCCGGCATGGCGGGCGATGTCGTGCTCTTCGAGCACAGTATCACGGATCGCGCCACCTTCGATGAGCCATCGCAATTGCCGTCCGGTGTCAGCCATCTGTTCGTCAATGGCGGCATGGTCATTGAAGACCACAACGAGACAGCTACGCGTCTCGGCCGCGTTCTCTAG